Proteins encoded by one window of Lacerta agilis isolate rLacAgi1 chromosome 11, rLacAgi1.pri, whole genome shotgun sequence:
- the STARD4 gene encoding stAR-related lipid transfer protein 4 isoform X2 codes for MADFPDVASVATKLKNAVIRYYNVEDGEWRLTKKTKDTTVWRKPSEEFNGYVYKAQGIVEDVANRIVDHIRPGPYRLYWDSLLTSMDIVDEFEENCCIMRYTTAGQLWNIISPREFVDFSCTTDYEDGILSCGVSLDYGEVKPGYVRGFNHPCGWFCFPLKDNPRHSLLIGFIQTDLRGMLPQSAVDTAMASTLTNFYSDLRKTLKA; via the exons ATGGCAGACTTTCCTGATGTAGCTTCTGTGGCTACAAAGCTTAAAAATGCGGTCATCCGGTACTACAATGTGGAAGATGGTGAATGGAGACTTACTAAGAAAACA aaagATACGACAGTTTGGCGTAAGCCGTCTGAAGAATTCAATGGATACGT CTACAAAGCACAAGGAATTGTGGAGGATGTCGCCAACAGAATAGTAGATCACATACGTCCTGGACCCTATCGACTCTACTGGGATAGTCTGTTGACCTCGATGGATATTGTTGATGAGTTTGAAGAG AACTGTTGTATTATGCGGTACACCACAGCTGGCCAGTTGTGGAACATCATTTCTCCCAGAGAGTTTGTTGACTTCTCTTGCACAACAGACTACGAAGACGGGATTCTGTCATGCG gtgTCAGCCTGGACTATGGTGAAGTAAAACCGGGTTATGTTCGAGGTTTTAACCACCCCTGTGGCTGGTTCTGTTTCCCTCTCAAGGACAATCCTAGACACAGCCTGTTGATAGGCTTCATCCAGACAGATTTGCGTGGGATGCTCCCCCAGTCGGCGGTGGACACGGCTATGGCCAGTACTCTGACTAACTTTTATTCTGATCTCAGAAAAACCCTGAAAGCATAA
- the STARD4 gene encoding stAR-related lipid transfer protein 4 isoform X1 gives MQKRMADFPDVASVATKLKNAVIRYYNVEDGEWRLTKKTKDTTVWRKPSEEFNGYVYKAQGIVEDVANRIVDHIRPGPYRLYWDSLLTSMDIVDEFEENCCIMRYTTAGQLWNIISPREFVDFSCTTDYEDGILSCGVSLDYGEVKPGYVRGFNHPCGWFCFPLKDNPRHSLLIGFIQTDLRGMLPQSAVDTAMASTLTNFYSDLRKTLKA, from the exons AT GCAGAAGAGAATGGCAGACTTTCCTGATGTAGCTTCTGTGGCTACAAAGCTTAAAAATGCGGTCATCCGGTACTACAATGTGGAAGATGGTGAATGGAGACTTACTAAGAAAACA aaagATACGACAGTTTGGCGTAAGCCGTCTGAAGAATTCAATGGATACGT CTACAAAGCACAAGGAATTGTGGAGGATGTCGCCAACAGAATAGTAGATCACATACGTCCTGGACCCTATCGACTCTACTGGGATAGTCTGTTGACCTCGATGGATATTGTTGATGAGTTTGAAGAG AACTGTTGTATTATGCGGTACACCACAGCTGGCCAGTTGTGGAACATCATTTCTCCCAGAGAGTTTGTTGACTTCTCTTGCACAACAGACTACGAAGACGGGATTCTGTCATGCG gtgTCAGCCTGGACTATGGTGAAGTAAAACCGGGTTATGTTCGAGGTTTTAACCACCCCTGTGGCTGGTTCTGTTTCCCTCTCAAGGACAATCCTAGACACAGCCTGTTGATAGGCTTCATCCAGACAGATTTGCGTGGGATGCTCCCCCAGTCGGCGGTGGACACGGCTATGGCCAGTACTCTGACTAACTTTTATTCTGATCTCAGAAAAACCCTGAAAGCATAA